In one Cupriavidus taiwanensis genomic region, the following are encoded:
- a CDS encoding endonuclease/exonuclease/phosphatase family protein, whose protein sequence is MKLRVVTYNIHKGVTGIARRPRIQNVRAGLHAMDADIVFLQEVQDRNDRLVAAALFDPEHTQLNYLATDAYPHSVYGRNAVYDYGHHGNAILSRHPILMSENLDISDHRFEQRGLLHAVADVHGVETHLICVHFGLFARSRARQAEALVERVQNVVPAGVPLVIAGDFNDWNHRLDAQICNTLGAVEASHARGARLHTFPSHMPWWQLDRIYVRGYEIERAHALTGRDWAQRSDHVPLVAELGHPLGGMVERDTPADKAA, encoded by the coding sequence ATGAAGTTGCGCGTGGTCACCTACAACATCCACAAGGGAGTGACCGGCATCGCGCGGCGCCCGCGCATCCAGAACGTGCGTGCCGGCCTGCACGCGATGGACGCGGACATCGTGTTCCTGCAGGAAGTGCAGGACCGCAACGACCGCCTGGTGGCCGCCGCGCTGTTCGACCCGGAACACACCCAGCTCAACTATCTCGCCACCGACGCCTATCCGCATTCGGTCTATGGCCGCAATGCGGTCTACGACTACGGCCATCACGGCAACGCGATCCTGTCGCGCCATCCGATCCTGATGTCCGAGAACCTCGATATCTCCGACCACCGCTTCGAGCAGCGCGGGCTGCTGCATGCGGTGGCGGACGTGCACGGCGTCGAGACCCACCTGATCTGCGTGCATTTCGGCCTGTTCGCGCGCAGCCGCGCGCGCCAGGCCGAGGCGCTGGTGGAGCGGGTGCAGAACGTGGTGCCGGCCGGCGTGCCGCTGGTGATCGCCGGCGACTTCAATGACTGGAACCACCGGCTCGACGCCCAGATCTGCAATACGCTGGGCGCGGTCGAGGCCTCGCACGCGCGCGGCGCGCGCCTGCATACCTTCCCCAGCCACATGCCGTGGTGGCAGCTCGACCGCATCTATGTGCGCGGCTACGAGATCGAGCGCGCCCACGCGCTGACCGGCCGCGACTGGGCGCAACGCTCCGACCACGTGCCGCTGGTGGCGGAACTGGGCCAT